The genome window ATGCAGTACGCCGCCAGCGTTGCCTGCATGGCCCATGCGCCATTTATCGCTGCCGCAGGCGCGAACTTTTTCGGACTCGAAAGCTTTACCGGTCTGCCTGACATGAAGGACCTCAAGGATCATTTCGAAGGGCCTCAATTCGCCAAGTGGCAAAGCTTTCGTCAGAGCGAGGATGCGCGTTATATCGGACTGACTGTGCCGCGGTTCCTGTTGCGAACCCCATACGATCCCCTTGAATGCCCGGTCAAGACATTTGCCTACCAGGAAAACGTGGTCAACAGTCATGAGCACTATTTGTGGGGCAATACTGCCTTTGCGTTTGCCACTCGACTGACTGACAGCTTCGCCCGGTTTCGCTGGTGCCCGAACATCATCGGTCCGCAAAGCGGTGGCGCGGTGGAAGATCTGCCCCTGCATCACTTCCAGAGCATGGGGGAAATCGAAACCAAGATCCCGACCGAAGTACTGGTCTCTGACCGTCGTGAGTACGAGCTTTCGCAAGAGGGCTTCATTGCACTGACCATGCGCAAGGGCAGTGATAACGCGGCATTCTTTTCGGCCAGTTCGGTACAGAAGCCCAAAACGTTCGGGGGCAGTACCGAAGGTAAGGACGCTGAGTTGAACTACCGCCTGGGTACCCAGTTGCCTTACATGATGGTGGTTAATCGCCTGGCCCATTACCTCAAGGTATTGCAGCGTGAGCAACTGGGGTCTTGGAAGGAGCGGACCGACCTCGAACTGGAGCTCAACAAATGGATCCGCCAATACGTCGCAGATCAAGAGAACCCCAGCGCCGAGGTTCGCGGGCGGCGTCCATTGCGGGCTGCCCGTATCGTGGTCAGTGATGTCGAGGGTGAACCCGGCTGGTACCGCGTCAACCTCAGTGTGCGACCGCACTTCAAGTACATGGGGGCGGACTTTACGCTGTCCCTCGTTGGCAAACTCGACAAAGAATGAGGAAGGGTCAGGGGATACCCGATTATCGCAGCCTTTTTGAGCGTCTCGACGGTCTGGTGCCTGCCAGGACCGACAGCGTGGCGTGTATTGCCGCGCATCTGGAGAGAATGCTCAGTACGCGTGCCGGCAGTGTCCAGGCGCTACCA of Pseudomonas fluorescens contains these proteins:
- the tssC gene encoding type VI secretion system contractile sheath large subunit — translated: MTIQQHPLSTQVTEEHSILDTIIAQTLLSADDEAYGIAKRGVSAFIEELVKPHNSGEPVKKRLVDRMIAEIDVKLSQQMDEILHHPDFQALEASWRGLQLLVDRTNFRENIKIELLNVSRQDLLDDFEDSPEITQSGLYKHIYSAEYGQFGGQPVGAIIANYSLSPSAPDVKLMQYAASVACMAHAPFIAAAGANFFGLESFTGLPDMKDLKDHFEGPQFAKWQSFRQSEDARYIGLTVPRFLLRTPYDPLECPVKTFAYQENVVNSHEHYLWGNTAFAFATRLTDSFARFRWCPNIIGPQSGGAVEDLPLHHFQSMGEIETKIPTEVLVSDRREYELSQEGFIALTMRKGSDNAAFFSASSVQKPKTFGGSTEGKDAELNYRLGTQLPYMMVVNRLAHYLKVLQREQLGSWKERTDLELELNKWIRQYVADQENPSAEVRGRRPLRAARIVVSDVEGEPGWYRVNLSVRPHFKYMGADFTLSLVGKLDKE